The window GCATACGACCTTCGACGTCCCGATCGAGACGGAGGCGGACCTCCGGGCCGCCCTCGAGGACGGCCTCGCGCGGCGGATCGTCTACCGGAACGGGCTCGATCGGTGGGCGACGACCGCGGGCGAACTCGGTCACCTCGCCTACGAGAACACCTGGAAGAAGGTGGATCGGCTCTTCCTGTCGGGGATCGAGCCGACTCATCCCCGACACATCGCCTACGACGGGCGGTTCGAAGACGTCGCGGTGTACTGAGTCCCCCGTTTCGGTCGACTCGAGCGCTCGTTACCCATCATCTCCTTTCTCCGCTCCGTCCGACCGGACCGCTTGCAGCGTCGCCGCCATGCGATCCCAGTGGCTGCCCTGCCAGAAGTATTGGCCGCAGTCTACGCATCGCCAGAGGTCGGACGGGCGGTCACGATCTGCCTCCGTTCCGTCACCCGTTCCGTTCCCGCTCGAGTCGGCCCCTCGCGAGCCTGGTCCCGGAACGTAGTCGGGAAGGTCGTCTACGGCGTCCGGATCGACTCGCTCGAGCGGACCGTTGCACCGACCGCAAAACCGTGGTTCGGCCGCGATATCGAGGGGAACGCCGGCCGTCGCCAGCTCCACCAGCTGGGCCTCGACCTCGTGGGCCTCGAGGAGGATCGACCCCGGGGAGTCGGCCGTCCGGTTCGCGAGCGCGACGTCGCGGGTGACGACTGTCCGGTCCTCGTCTTCGGCGACGACCACCACGGCGTCGTCGCCCTCGAGATCCCGGCCCCGCTCGCCGGCGTAGGCGGTGTCGTGATTACACAGCCGCAAATAGGGGACGAGCCCGCCACACATGACGTCGAGGAGGAGCCGCATCAGTGCAGGAAAGCCCGCAGGTCCTCGAGGTCCCAGGTGTTGATCACGTCCGCGGGGTCGGCCCATCCGCGTCGGGCCGTGTGGACGCCCCAGCGGACGTACTCGAGGGTCGCCGGCCGGTGAGCGTCGGTGTTGATCGCGATCGGCGCGCCCTCCTCGACGGCGGCCTGGACGGCGCTCCCCCACAGGTCGAGTCGGCGGGGATTGCTGTTGACCTCGAGGGCGGTGCTATGGGCGGCCGCGGCCCGGCCGAGTTCGGCGGCGTCGAACTCGAGGCCGGAGCGCTCGTTGAGCAATCGGCCGCTGGGGTGGCCCAGCACGTCGATCGCGGGGTTCTCGATCGCGCGGACGAGTCGCTCGGTCGCCGTCTCGGCGTCCTGGTCGAGCGCGCTGTGGGGCGAGGCGACGACGACGTCGAGCGCGTCGACGACGTCGTCCCCGAGATCGATCTCCCCGGTCGCGTCGACGTTAGCCTCGATCCCCGCGAAGACCTCGAGGTCGCTGTCCTCGGCGGCCTCGCGGACCACCTCGACCTGCTTCAGGATCTCCTCGTCGGAGAGCCCCATGTCGCCGACGACGCCCGGCCCTTCGGCGTGGTCCGCGATCCCGAAGTAGTCGTAGCCGTGTTCCTCGGCGCCCGCGATCATCTCCGCGACGGTGTTGTTCCCGTCGGACCACTCGGTGTGGGTGTGGAGATCGCCCCGGACGTCCTCGCGAGTAACCAGTTCCGGCAGGTCCCCGTTCTCGGCGGCCTCGATCTCGCCGCGGTCCTCGCGGAGTTCCGGCGGGATCCAGGGGAGCCCGAGGGCCTCGTACATCCCTTCCTCGGTTTCGCCCGCGACGCGGTCGCCGACGCGTTGGCCCTCCTCGGCGTCCTCGAGGTCGCTGACGTCGAAGGCGCCGTACTCGTTCAGTTTCATCCCGCGGTCGATCGCGTAGTTGCGCAGGGTGACGTTGTGGTCCTTGCTCCCGGTGAAATACTGCAGGGCGGAGCCGAACTCCTCGGGTGCGACAACCCGGAGGTCGATCCGA of the Halobiforma lacisalsi AJ5 genome contains:
- a CDS encoding Mut7-C RNAse domain-containing protein, with protein sequence MRLLLDVMCGGLVPYLRLCNHDTAYAGERGRDLEGDDAVVVVAEDEDRTVVTRDVALANRTADSPGSILLEAHEVEAQLVELATAGVPLDIAAEPRFCGRCNGPLERVDPDAVDDLPDYVPGPGSRGADSSGNGTGDGTEADRDRPSDLWRCVDCGQYFWQGSHWDRMAATLQAVRSDGAEKGDDG
- the polX gene encoding DNA polymerase/3'-5' exonuclease PolX — translated: MATNAEIAGRFEEFADLLEADDVEYKPRAYRRAAENVRSHPTPIADYVAEGDRDAIEDIDGVGDAIASKIVEYVETGSIDELEELRAELPIDIADITRVEGVGPKTAGKLYRELGIETLDDLEEAAENGEIQEVKGFGPKTEQNIRDNLEFARQVGQRYLLGEGRPLADDVLAFLESLEEVDRCEVAGSIRRWRETIGDVDVLAATDSPEAVVERFVDWDSVDGEIESGPAKASVRVGEIRIDLRVVAPEEFGSALQYFTGSKDHNVTLRNYAIDRGMKLNEYGAFDVSDLEDAEEGQRVGDRVAGETEEGMYEALGLPWIPPELREDRGEIEAAENGDLPELVTREDVRGDLHTHTEWSDGNNTVAEMIAGAEEHGYDYFGIADHAEGPGVVGDMGLSDEEILKQVEVVREAAEDSDLEVFAGIEANVDATGEIDLGDDVVDALDVVVASPHSALDQDAETATERLVRAIENPAIDVLGHPSGRLLNERSGLEFDAAELGRAAAAHSTALEVNSNPRRLDLWGSAVQAAVEEGAPIAINTDAHRPATLEYVRWGVHTARRGWADPADVINTWDLEDLRAFLH